CGACCTTCGGCTTCGGTCGGGGTGGTGGCCGTCAAGGTTCTATCGATTGACCAGGTTTCTCATGCGTGCCGCTCGCGACTACGACGTGTTTCACTTCAACTGGGGTATGACCATTATTGACCATTGGCTCTGGAATGTGAATTGTCTCGAGCTGCCTCTGCTCAAACGGTTGGGTAAGCGTGTCGTCGTGACCTTTCAGGGTTGCGATGCCCGCATGAAAATATGGAGTCGAGAGCACCTCGCCACATCGGCGTGTCGGGAATGCGACGTGGCTTGGTGTACAGAGCAAGTGGATCAGATTCGACAACAACGAATCAAAAAAATATTCTCCTATGCGGACCAAGTTTTCGCTCTCAACCCCGATCTGCTGCATTTTCTTCCGGGAGCGGAGTTCTTGCCGTATGCCAGCGTTGATGCCAGAGAATGGGTGCCGTCACAGAGAAGCTTTGACGGGAACGGCCGAACACAACCCCTCAGAATTCTTCATCTCCCTACTAATCGGAGCATAAAGGGCACGCGGTATGTCGAGGCGGCTTGTGAACGGTTGCGACGAGAGGGTATCGCGATCGAATTGAATGTGGTGGAAGACGCTCCGCACGCCGGCATGAAAGAACTCATTGAGGCAGCTGATGTGGTCGTCGATCAACTTCTCATCGGATGGTACGGAGCGGTGGCGGTGGAAGCCATGGCACTGGAGAAACCGGTGTTCTGTTATCTCCGCGAGGAAGACTTAAAACGGTTCGTTCCATTCCACGAGCAGATCCCGATTATGCGCACCACGAAAGAAACGCTTGCTGACGACCTGCGCACGTTTCTTCTGAGACGAGCGGAAGGGCATGACATCGGAGCAGCGGGGCGTGCGTTTGTGTGCCGGTACCACGATCCGCTACAGATTGCACGCCGAACGATCCTCGCCTATGAGAAACACGTTTCTCGAGGCTGATCATGCGAAGCAACGATCCCGGCTCGTAACCCCTCAAGGAAAGTGTCTCCTCACATGACCACCATGAAAGCAACTGGTGTTTCAGCGCGACGTAAAATCATGCTGCTGACGGTCGGGCTGGAAATCGGAGGGACAGAAGGGCAGGTGATGGAACTCGCCTG
This genomic window from Nitrospiraceae bacterium contains:
- a CDS encoding glycosyltransferase translates to MRVLHCPTDTGGNAWGLSRAERKLGIQSDVMVRRADARQYPHDIDLRLRSGWWPSRFYRLTRFLMRAARDYDVFHFNWGMTIIDHWLWNVNCLELPLLKRLGKRVVVTFQGCDARMKIWSREHLATSACRECDVAWCTEQVDQIRQQRIKKIFSYADQVFALNPDLLHFLPGAEFLPYASVDAREWVPSQRSFDGNGRTQPLRILHLPTNRSIKGTRYVEAACERLRREGIAIELNVVEDAPHAGMKELIEAADVVVDQLLIGWYGAVAVEAMALEKPVFCYLREEDLKRFVPFHEQIPIMRTTKETLADDLRTFLLRRAEGHDIGAAGRAFVCRYHDPLQIARRTILAYEKHVSRG